One region of Candidatus Margulisiibacteriota bacterium genomic DNA includes:
- a CDS encoding type II secretion system GspH family protein encodes MRKGFTLIELIMVIVILGILAATALPRFVNLSDQAKLAASRGSLGAIRAAVAIKYAENAANDVSPLLPSTIEAGMFADGQVPTEPISGSRAVEVGTGEPTTAGTGWKYDSSNGRAYINSTDYSQY; translated from the coding sequence ATGAGAAAAGGTTTTACACTTATCGAATTAATCATGGTGATTGTTATCCTTGGTATTTTAGCGGCGACAGCACTGCCAAGGTTTGTCAATTTGTCCGATCAAGCTAAGCTTGCGGCTTCTCGCGGTTCACTTGGCGCGATCCGCGCGGCGGTGGCCATTAAGTATGCCGAGAACGCGGCTAATGATGTTTCCCCTCTTCTCCCGTCCACCATTGAAGCCGGCATGTTTGCCGATGGTCAGGTTCCAACCGAGCCGATATCTGGCAGCCGGGCGGTTGAAGTTGGGACAGGCGAGCCGACCACAGCGGGAACTGGATGGAAATACGACTCATCAAATGGTCGCGCTTACATTAATAGCACAGACTATTCGCAATATTAA
- the recJ gene encoding single-stranded-DNA-specific exonuclease RecJ, whose protein sequence is MKQWIFNTIDETKRDALAARLGISKLLGSLLLVRGETDPTGAAAFLAPKISFLRDPFEIPNLKEGAQRLILAKQRGEKVAVFGDYDVDGVTGTAIVSQALKTLGIPSAYYIPHRYGEGYGLSVEALRKLAADGTRLVITVDCGISNIHEVAAAKELGMAVVVTDHHNLPAELPGADAVVNPKMLSQGHPSRELAGAGVAFKFAWGLLRTAGLKDSVFLTSLLDLAALGTLADVVPLTGENRILSATGLNILNKRQRLGIKELAEAAGLKGVIGADQVYFGLAPRLNAAGRLEHAGRSVDLLLTDDPGDAGRLAKEIDQINSRRKETGSRIKEEVFSRLSAGQKGKAIVMSGADWSPGVIGIVASQVAETCNRPAVLIGVSDGFGRGSARSIGKLNIFNYLAECRDLFIDFGGHPGAAGFKIAEENIPLFERRFIEETDRGITDEELVPALSIDAEVSINELSLAMVKEVARLAPFGAGNPVPVLMMRDLAVSSFRTLGGEGQHLKIKFNRGGAEIEAIGFGLGKLAELLDYSRRYDLAFNLESNEWNGFETAQLRIVDLKESAGVI, encoded by the coding sequence ATGAAACAATGGATCTTTAATACGATCGATGAAACGAAAAGAGATGCTTTGGCCGCGCGGCTTGGCATAAGTAAGCTGCTTGGTTCTTTGCTTTTGGTCCGAGGGGAAACTGATCCAACGGGCGCGGCTGCTTTTTTAGCTCCAAAAATATCTTTTTTGCGGGACCCGTTCGAGATCCCCAACTTAAAAGAGGGGGCCCAGCGGCTTATTTTGGCCAAACAAAGAGGAGAAAAAGTCGCGGTTTTTGGCGACTATGATGTTGACGGAGTGACCGGGACCGCGATCGTTTCTCAAGCCCTGAAAACACTTGGCATTCCGTCCGCTTATTATATTCCTCACCGGTATGGTGAAGGGTATGGTTTATCGGTCGAGGCGCTAAGGAAGCTGGCGGCCGATGGGACCAGGCTGGTCATTACCGTCGATTGCGGCATTTCCAACATCCATGAGGTTGCGGCCGCTAAGGAGCTGGGGATGGCTGTGGTAGTGACCGACCATCATAACCTTCCCGCGGAGCTTCCAGGGGCGGACGCGGTCGTCAATCCCAAAATGCTTTCCCAGGGGCACCCGTCAAGAGAATTGGCCGGCGCCGGTGTCGCCTTTAAATTTGCCTGGGGATTGCTTAGAACGGCCGGGCTGAAGGATAGTGTGTTTTTGACCTCTCTGCTTGATCTGGCCGCTTTGGGCACATTGGCTGATGTTGTCCCTTTGACCGGTGAGAACAGAATTCTGTCCGCTACCGGGCTGAACATTTTAAATAAGCGCCAGCGTTTAGGGATAAAAGAGTTGGCCGAAGCGGCCGGTTTAAAAGGAGTGATCGGTGCCGATCAGGTTTACTTTGGCCTGGCTCCGCGGCTCAACGCGGCCGGGCGACTGGAGCATGCCGGAAGATCGGTCGACCTGCTGTTGACCGACGACCCCGGGGATGCCGGCAGGTTGGCGAAGGAAATTGACCAGATCAATTCCAGGCGGAAGGAGACCGGTTCGCGGATCAAGGAAGAAGTTTTCTCCCGCTTATCGGCTGGACAAAAGGGGAAAGCGATCGTTATGTCCGGCGCGGACTGGAGCCCAGGGGTTATTGGGATTGTCGCGTCGCAGGTAGCCGAAACCTGTAACCGGCCGGCAGTTTTGATCGGGGTAAGCGACGGATTTGGCCGGGGATCGGCCAGGTCGATCGGCAAGCTGAACATTTTTAATTATTTAGCGGAATGCCGCGACCTGTTCATTGATTTTGGGGGGCATCCCGGCGCGGCCGGCTTCAAAATAGCGGAGGAAAATATCCCGCTTTTTGAGCGGCGGTTTATTGAAGAAACTGACCGGGGAATAACGGATGAGGAGCTGGTCCCGGCTTTGTCGATCGATGCGGAAGTTTCGATCAACGAGCTTTCTCTGGCCATGGTTAAAGAGGTTGCCAGGCTTGCCCCTTTTGGCGCGGGGAATCCAGTCCCGGTCTTGATGATGAGAGACCTGGCGGTTTCAAGTTTTCGGACGCTGGGAGGAGAGGGCCAGCATCTTAAGATTAAATTTAATCGCGGTGGGGCCGAGATCGAGGCGATCGGCTTTGGCCTGGGGAAGCTGGCCGAACTGCTTGACTATTCCAGGCGCTACGACCTTGCTTTTAACCTGGAGAGCAACGAGTGGAACGGTTTTGAAACGGCCCAGCTTCGCATTGTCGACCTGAAAGAGTCGGCGGGCGTGATATAA
- a CDS encoding type II secretion system F family protein has product MIDYRYSARDHLGVQVAGQISAENEKQAARLLEGQGLTPISIIDPHAVDLGAQIETLFSSFQKIRTDDMIALTRQLASVIDAGIPLLEGLEAVSEQIVRPKLKLALQRVRKQIEGGDTFSEALARDKGVFSPLMINMVRAGERAGILPDVLDRISNLLEKDAETLDKIKAATRYPLIVLITLSVAFVVINVGIIPKFADFFASFKLELPWATKLLVLSNKFIMAYWPFVMIGVILASFGFNRILATEKGRYQWDKLMLTVPVFGPLFIKIYLSRFARTFSAMLAAGVPILEGLAIVAATVGNVVITKVIMEVRDQVNQGKSLTEPMKNSHLFPPIVTSMIAIGEKSGTLEKMLNKMADYFDREVNYTITNLTPLLEPILIFGLAGLLLIFALGIFLPMWDIVRITKSF; this is encoded by the coding sequence TTGATTGATTATAGATATAGCGCGCGCGACCATTTAGGGGTCCAGGTTGCGGGGCAGATCTCGGCCGAGAACGAGAAACAAGCGGCCCGGCTGCTTGAAGGCCAGGGGCTGACGCCGATCAGTATTATTGACCCCCATGCCGTTGATCTTGGCGCTCAAATAGAAACGTTGTTCTCCTCTTTTCAGAAGATCAGGACCGATGACATGATCGCCCTGACCAGGCAGCTTGCCTCGGTTATTGATGCCGGCATTCCTTTGCTCGAAGGGTTGGAGGCGGTGTCAGAACAGATCGTCCGGCCCAAGCTCAAGCTGGCGCTGCAGCGGGTCCGCAAGCAAATTGAGGGGGGAGACACATTTTCCGAAGCACTGGCCAGGGATAAAGGCGTTTTTTCCCCGTTAATGATCAACATGGTCAGAGCTGGAGAGAGGGCCGGTATTTTGCCAGATGTGCTTGACCGGATCTCCAATCTCTTGGAAAAAGACGCTGAAACGCTGGACAAGATCAAGGCGGCAACCCGCTATCCGTTGATCGTGCTCATAACGTTATCGGTCGCCTTTGTCGTGATCAACGTGGGGATCATTCCTAAGTTTGCCGATTTTTTCGCTTCTTTTAAGCTTGAGCTTCCCTGGGCAACCAAGTTATTGGTGTTATCAAACAAGTTTATTATGGCGTACTGGCCTTTTGTAATGATCGGCGTGATCCTCGCGTCGTTTGGCTTTAACCGGATTTTAGCGACCGAAAAAGGGCGGTATCAATGGGATAAGCTCATGCTGACCGTTCCGGTTTTTGGTCCGCTGTTCATTAAAATATATCTTTCACGCTTTGCCCGGACATTTTCGGCGATGCTGGCGGCGGGAGTCCCGATCCTTGAGGGTTTGGCGATCGTGGCTGCGACGGTCGGCAATGTTGTTATTACAAAAGTGATCATGGAAGTTCGGGATCAGGTAAATCAGGGGAAGAGCCTGACCGAACCGATGAAGAACAGCCATCTTTTTCCGCCGATCGTCACCTCAATGATCGCGATCGGGGAAAAATCAGGGACCCTGGAAAAGATGCTGAACAAAATGGCCGATTATTTTGACCGCGAAGTTAATTATACGATCACGAATCTGACCCCCTTGCTGGAGCCGATCCTGATCTTCGGGCTGGCCGGTTTATTGCTGATCTTCGCGCTGGGGATATTTTTGCCGATGTGGGATATCGTCAGGATCACGAAGTCATTCTAG